In Capillimicrobium parvum, a genomic segment contains:
- a CDS encoding metal ABC transporter solute-binding protein, Zn/Mn family has protein sequence MLEPFALPFVQRGLVEILLLALASGLLGTWIVLRGLAFHAHAVGTATFPGLVVADGLGFAATLGALGAAALFTAGVAVVVRRGRDEHGPPTALVLVACLAGGVVLASDVFHSAANVDTLLFGSLLLISWSDVAIAAAAAALVLAATLLLGRQWLAEGFDPSSARALGLRSRLPETVLLALVAITAVAALSAVGALLATALLVVPAVTTRMLCDRLRPWQIATVALAAVEGTAGLWLSVQTDAPPGATIAAISGAVFAAAAVVRVLRVRRAAAFAALAAVAAALVAGGCGSSPDPHRLQVVATTPVVADLARQVGGDAVEVTQLLQPNSDPHEYEPRPSDVVRTAEAKVILVSGFGLDHWIGDVVDQGGADGDVADLSARLPVALGGDDAHDHGDEDHDPHWWHDPRNAIAATREIQAALTRADPAHRAAFARRADAYVTRLRALDAETRRCLDRVPDGQRKLVTDHDALGYFAHRYGLDVVGAVIPSQTTRAQASAGEVAALVRTIRDEGVRAVFPESSVNRKLASAIAEQTRAAVGGTLYGDTLGPEGSSGATYLQAERHNADAIARGMSGGTVRCGGGAA, from the coding sequence ATGTTGGAGCCGTTCGCGCTTCCCTTCGTCCAGCGCGGGCTCGTGGAGATCCTGCTGCTCGCGCTCGCCAGCGGCCTGCTCGGGACGTGGATCGTGCTCCGTGGGCTCGCCTTCCACGCGCACGCGGTGGGCACGGCGACGTTCCCCGGCCTGGTCGTCGCGGACGGCCTCGGCTTCGCGGCGACGCTCGGCGCACTCGGGGCCGCGGCGCTGTTCACCGCGGGCGTCGCGGTGGTCGTTCGCCGGGGGCGCGACGAGCACGGCCCGCCGACCGCGCTCGTCCTCGTCGCCTGCCTCGCCGGCGGCGTCGTGCTCGCTTCGGACGTGTTCCACTCGGCCGCCAACGTCGACACGCTGCTGTTCGGCTCGCTGCTGCTCATCAGCTGGAGCGACGTGGCGATCGCCGCCGCCGCCGCCGCCCTGGTCCTCGCCGCGACGCTCCTGCTCGGCCGGCAGTGGCTCGCCGAGGGCTTCGATCCGAGCTCGGCGCGGGCGCTCGGCCTGCGCTCGCGCCTGCCCGAGACCGTGCTGCTCGCGCTCGTCGCGATCACCGCCGTCGCGGCGCTGTCGGCGGTGGGCGCGCTGCTCGCCACCGCGCTGCTCGTGGTGCCGGCCGTGACGACCCGGATGCTCTGCGACCGCCTGCGCCCCTGGCAGATCGCCACGGTCGCGCTCGCCGCGGTGGAGGGGACCGCCGGGCTGTGGCTGTCCGTCCAGACCGATGCGCCGCCCGGCGCGACGATCGCCGCCATCTCAGGCGCCGTGTTCGCCGCCGCGGCCGTCGTCCGCGTCCTGCGGGTGCGCCGGGCCGCGGCGTTCGCGGCGCTGGCCGCCGTCGCCGCCGCGCTCGTCGCCGGCGGCTGCGGCTCGTCGCCCGACCCCCATCGCCTCCAGGTCGTGGCCACGACGCCGGTCGTCGCCGACCTGGCCCGCCAGGTCGGCGGGGATGCGGTCGAGGTCACCCAGCTCCTGCAGCCGAACTCCGATCCGCACGAGTACGAGCCGCGCCCCTCCGACGTCGTGCGCACCGCCGAGGCGAAGGTCATCCTCGTCAGCGGGTTCGGCCTTGACCACTGGATCGGCGACGTGGTCGACCAGGGCGGCGCCGACGGCGACGTCGCGGACCTCAGCGCGCGGCTGCCGGTCGCGCTCGGGGGGGACGACGCGCACGATCACGGCGACGAGGACCACGACCCGCACTGGTGGCACGACCCGCGCAACGCGATCGCGGCGACGCGCGAGATCCAGGCCGCGCTGACCCGGGCCGACCCGGCGCATCGCGCGGCGTTCGCGCGCCGCGCCGACGCCTACGTCACGCGCCTGCGCGCCCTCGATGCCGAGACCCGCCGGTGCCTGGACCGCGTCCCGGACGGGCAGCGCAAGCTCGTCACCGACCACGACGCGCTCGGCTACTTCGCCCACCGCTACGGCCTCGACGTGGTCGGCGCGGTCATCCCGTCGCAGACGACGCGGGCGCAGGCATCGGCGGGCGAGGTGGCCGCCCTGGTCCGCACGATCCGCGACGAGGGCGTGCGCGCGGTCTTCCCGGAGAGCTCGGTCAACCGCAAGCTGGCGAGCGCGATCGCCGAGCAGACCCGGGCCGCCGTGGGCGGCACCCTGTACGGCGACACGCTCGGGCCGGAGGGCTCCAGCGGCGCCACGTACCTGCAGGCCGAGCGTCACAACGCAGACGCGATCGCGCGCGGGATGAGCGGCGGCACGGTGCGCTGCGGCGGGGGTGCGGCGTGA
- a CDS encoding universal stress protein: MTAWHLLALVIGLVTGAAGAVEIGRRRRTRRARGAGEVRRILLPFAGTAISRRALDAALRLARAEEATLMPAFLATVPRTLALDAPLPRQCANGMPVLEAIEQLAARQDVAVDARVSRGRTPRHALEQLLAGEQVDRVVVPATNDAHAGLSGDDLVWLLEKAPAEVVILRPDPADHLSVSGAGVRGHF, translated from the coding sequence ATGACGGCCTGGCACCTGCTCGCGCTCGTCATCGGCCTGGTGACCGGCGCCGCCGGCGCCGTGGAGATCGGCCGGCGCCGCCGGACCCGCCGCGCCCGGGGCGCCGGGGAGGTCCGCCGCATCCTGCTCCCGTTCGCGGGGACTGCCATCTCGCGGCGCGCGCTCGACGCGGCGCTGCGTCTCGCCCGGGCCGAGGAGGCCACGCTCATGCCCGCATTCCTGGCGACCGTGCCGCGCACGCTCGCGCTCGACGCGCCGCTGCCGCGCCAGTGCGCGAATGGCATGCCGGTCCTCGAGGCGATCGAGCAGCTCGCGGCGCGCCAGGACGTCGCGGTCGACGCGCGGGTGAGCCGGGGTCGCACACCGCGCCACGCCCTCGAGCAGCTGCTGGCCGGCGAGCAGGTCGACCGCGTCGTCGTCCCGGCGACCAATGACGCGCACGCCGGTCTGTCGGGCGACGACTTGGTGTGGCTGCTGGAGAAGGCACCCGCCGAGGTCGTCATCCTGCGGCCGGACCCGGCCGACCACCTCAGCGTGTCGGGCGCCGGCGTGCGCGGTCACTTCTGA
- a CDS encoding histidine kinase: MRDGRGHYKVFLGMAAGVGKTVRMLQEGRAELEAGRDVVVGLLETHGRAATLAAADGLEILPRRRVDYRATELEEMDLPAILRRAPELCLIDELAHTNAPGLEHRKRYEDIEDALNAGVDVLSTVNVQHLESLNDMVAELSGITVRETVPDSVLKRADEIVIADLTPEELLERLRAGKVYPAERIEAALNGFFRIENLRALRETALRQVAEEVGAQRIEVDPVLGTRDDRVLDEARVAVGERLLALVRPVPSAQRLVRRAWRSAQRLGADLDVLWVKAPGRAATEDEERGLGALRQLCSVLGCRMLVEDGDDVVEVAARVARERSATYLLVGESMRSGGLARWRTPLPQRLMRAAPGVDVRIVADRSRRMEETR; this comes from the coding sequence ATGCGCGACGGCCGCGGCCACTACAAGGTGTTCCTCGGCATGGCGGCCGGCGTGGGCAAGACGGTGCGCATGCTGCAGGAGGGCCGGGCCGAGCTCGAGGCCGGCCGCGACGTGGTCGTGGGACTGCTCGAGACCCACGGCCGGGCCGCCACGCTGGCGGCGGCCGACGGCCTCGAGATCCTGCCCCGCCGGCGCGTCGACTACAGGGCGACGGAGCTCGAGGAGATGGACCTGCCCGCCATCCTGCGACGGGCGCCGGAGCTGTGCCTGATCGACGAGCTCGCCCACACGAACGCGCCGGGCCTCGAGCATCGCAAGCGCTACGAGGACATCGAGGACGCCCTGAACGCCGGTGTCGACGTCCTGTCGACCGTCAACGTCCAGCACCTCGAGTCGCTCAACGACATGGTCGCGGAGCTCAGCGGCATCACGGTGCGCGAGACGGTGCCGGACTCGGTGCTCAAGCGCGCGGACGAGATCGTCATCGCCGACCTCACGCCCGAGGAGCTGCTCGAGCGCCTGCGGGCGGGCAAGGTGTACCCGGCCGAGCGCATCGAGGCCGCGCTGAACGGCTTCTTCCGGATCGAGAACCTGCGGGCGCTGCGCGAGACCGCGCTGCGCCAGGTCGCCGAGGAGGTCGGCGCCCAGCGCATCGAGGTGGACCCGGTGCTCGGCACCCGCGACGATCGGGTGCTCGACGAGGCGCGCGTCGCCGTCGGCGAGCGTCTGCTCGCCCTCGTGCGTCCCGTTCCGAGCGCCCAGCGCCTCGTCCGCCGGGCGTGGCGGTCGGCCCAGCGCCTCGGCGCGGACCTCGACGTCCTGTGGGTCAAGGCGCCGGGCCGGGCGGCCACCGAGGACGAGGAGCGCGGGCTGGGGGCGCTGCGCCAGCTGTGCTCCGTGCTCGGGTGCCGGATGCTGGTCGAGGACGGAGACGACGTGGTGGAGGTCGCGGCGCGCGTCGCCCGCGAGCGCAGCGCGACATACCTGCTCGTCGGCGAGTCGATGCGCTCGGGCGGCCTGGCGCGCTGGCGGACGCCGCTGCCGCAGCGGCTGATGCGCGCCGCGCCCGGCGTCGACGTGCGCATCGTCGCCGACCGCTCCCGCCGCATGGAGGAGACGCGATGA
- the kdpB gene encoding potassium-transporting ATPase subunit KdpB, with product MTPHRSKSLFYADILRPAIIGSLTKLDPRVQLRNPVMFVVEVGAVLTTIAWLVQAVGGAPVGGGHEPPWFTFTVAVWLWLTVVFANVAEALAEGRGRAQAASLRAMRSETTAHLQDGTSRPASELRRGDVVVVEAGEVIPGDGTVIEGIASVDESAITGESAPVIRESGGDRSAVTGGTRVLSDRIVVEITQEPGRSFLDRMIALVEGAERRKTPNEIALNILLASLTLIFLAVIVTLKPIAQFAGTEISMTTLIALLVALIPTTIGALLSAIGIAGMDRLVRRNVLALSGRAVEASGDVDVLLLDKTGTITLGNRQAAELIPMPGVSEADLAEMAQLSSLADETPEGRSIVVLAKRYGIREHELAAHEARFVPFTAQTRMSGADLNGYRLRKGAADAIVAWVESEGGQAPRELQGEVDRIAREGGTPLAVARNSQVLGVVHLKDTVKEGMSRRFEQLRAMGIRTVMVTGDNHLTAAKIAREAGVDDFLAEATPERKLELIRAEQAEGRLVAMTGDGTNDAPALAQADVGVAMNTGTQAAREAGNMVDLDSNPTKLIEIVEVGKQLLITRGALTTFSIANDVAKYFAILPAIFVATYAATGDSTGPLDRLNVMNLGTPESAIISAIVFNALIIPLLVPLALRGVRYRALGATALLRRNLLLYGLGGLIAPFVGIKLIDLVVHNVLGA from the coding sequence ATGACCCCCCATCGTTCCAAGTCCCTGTTCTACGCGGACATCCTGCGGCCGGCGATCATCGGATCGTTGACCAAGCTGGATCCGCGGGTGCAGCTCCGCAACCCGGTGATGTTCGTCGTCGAGGTCGGCGCCGTGCTCACCACCATCGCCTGGCTCGTCCAGGCGGTCGGCGGCGCGCCGGTCGGCGGTGGCCACGAGCCGCCGTGGTTCACGTTCACCGTGGCCGTCTGGCTCTGGCTGACCGTCGTGTTCGCCAACGTCGCCGAGGCGCTCGCCGAGGGCCGCGGTCGAGCGCAGGCCGCGTCCTTGCGTGCCATGCGCAGCGAGACGACCGCCCACCTGCAGGACGGCACGAGCCGTCCGGCCTCCGAGCTGCGCCGCGGCGACGTCGTGGTCGTCGAGGCCGGCGAGGTCATCCCCGGCGACGGGACCGTGATCGAGGGCATCGCCTCGGTCGACGAGTCGGCGATCACCGGCGAGTCCGCGCCGGTCATCCGCGAGTCCGGCGGCGACCGCAGCGCGGTGACCGGCGGCACGCGGGTGCTGTCGGACCGGATCGTCGTCGAGATCACGCAGGAGCCGGGTCGGTCGTTCCTCGACCGCATGATCGCGCTCGTGGAGGGGGCCGAGCGGCGCAAGACCCCGAACGAGATCGCGCTGAACATCCTGCTCGCGAGCCTGACGCTGATCTTCCTCGCCGTCATCGTCACGCTGAAGCCGATCGCGCAGTTCGCCGGGACCGAGATCTCGATGACGACGCTCATCGCGCTGCTCGTCGCGCTCATCCCGACCACCATCGGCGCGCTGCTGAGCGCGATCGGCATCGCCGGCATGGACCGCCTCGTGCGCCGCAACGTCCTCGCGCTGTCGGGCCGCGCGGTCGAGGCGTCCGGCGACGTCGACGTGCTGCTGCTCGACAAGACCGGCACGATCACGCTCGGCAACCGCCAGGCCGCGGAGCTCATCCCGATGCCCGGCGTCAGCGAGGCGGACCTCGCCGAGATGGCCCAGCTGTCCTCGCTGGCCGACGAGACGCCCGAGGGCCGGTCGATCGTCGTGCTGGCCAAGCGGTACGGCATCCGCGAGCATGAGCTCGCGGCGCACGAGGCGCGCTTCGTGCCCTTCACCGCGCAGACGCGCATGAGCGGGGCGGACCTCAACGGCTACCGCCTGCGCAAGGGGGCCGCCGACGCGATCGTGGCGTGGGTCGAGTCCGAGGGCGGTCAGGCGCCGCGCGAGCTCCAGGGCGAGGTCGACCGGATCGCCCGCGAGGGCGGCACCCCACTGGCCGTCGCGCGCAACAGCCAGGTGCTGGGGGTCGTGCATCTCAAGGACACCGTCAAGGAGGGGATGAGCCGGCGCTTCGAGCAGCTGCGCGCGATGGGCATCCGCACCGTGATGGTCACCGGCGACAACCATCTGACCGCGGCGAAGATCGCCCGCGAGGCGGGCGTCGACGACTTCCTGGCCGAGGCCACGCCGGAGCGCAAGCTCGAGCTCATCCGCGCCGAGCAGGCCGAGGGCCGGCTGGTGGCGATGACGGGCGACGGGACGAACGACGCGCCGGCCCTCGCCCAGGCCGACGTGGGCGTGGCGATGAACACCGGCACCCAGGCGGCGCGCGAGGCGGGCAACATGGTCGACCTCGACTCCAATCCGACCAAGCTCATCGAGATCGTCGAAGTGGGCAAGCAGCTGCTGATCACGCGCGGCGCGCTGACGACGTTCTCGATCGCCAACGACGTGGCGAAGTACTTCGCGATCCTGCCGGCGATCTTCGTGGCCACCTACGCCGCGACGGGCGACTCGACGGGCCCGCTCGACAGGCTCAACGTCATGAACCTGGGCACGCCGGAGTCGGCGATCATCTCCGCGATCGTCTTCAATGCGCTCATCATCCCGCTGCTCGTGCCGCTGGCGCTGCGCGGGGTGCGCTACCGGGCGCTCGGCGCCACGGCGCTGCTGCGCCGCAACCTCCTGCTCTACGGGCTCGGCGGGCTGATCGCGCCGTTCGTCGGCATCAAGCTGATCGACCTCGTGGTGCACAACGTGCTGGGTGCGTAG
- the kdpC gene encoding potassium-transporting ATPase subunit KdpC → MKKTLISSVVAVVVFTLLLGLAYPLVMTGIGQVAFPGNANGSQIERDGKVVGSKLLAQKTTGPRWFHPRPSQTGYDPAATFFSNRGPNQRSAKAFYDAQAARYLRRERPYNRDLTVADIPIDAVTTSGSGVDPLISRDNAEIQARRVAAVRNIPLDRVKQLIDDHTSGRFLGFVGESGVNVTELNLALDTEAR, encoded by the coding sequence ATGAAGAAGACGCTCATCAGCTCCGTGGTGGCGGTCGTGGTCTTCACGCTGCTGCTCGGGCTCGCCTATCCGCTCGTCATGACCGGGATCGGCCAGGTGGCGTTCCCCGGCAACGCCAACGGATCCCAGATCGAGCGCGACGGCAAGGTCGTCGGCTCGAAGCTGCTCGCGCAGAAGACGACCGGACCGCGCTGGTTTCATCCGCGCCCCTCGCAGACGGGCTATGACCCGGCCGCGACGTTCTTCTCCAACCGCGGCCCGAACCAGCGGTCGGCCAAGGCGTTCTACGACGCGCAGGCCGCCAGGTACCTCCGGCGCGAGCGCCCCTACAACCGCGATCTGACGGTGGCGGACATACCGATCGATGCCGTGACCACCTCGGGCTCCGGCGTCGACCCGCTCATCTCCAGGGATAACGCCGAGATCCAGGCCCGCCGCGTCGCGGCGGTGCGCAACATCCCGCTCGACCGGGTCAAGCAGCTCATCGACGACCACACCAGCGGCCGGTTCCTCGGCTTCGTCGGTGAGTCCGGCGTGAACGTGACCGAGCTCAACCTCGCTCTCGACACGGAGGCTCGATGA
- the kdpA gene encoding potassium-transporting ATPase subunit KdpA, whose product MMLQGWIQIAVFCAMIVAAVPLLGGYMARVFTGERVLLTPVLAPVERLLYRILRVDPQRSQGWKSYAGTLIVFSALFWLLLYLILRTQTIHPWNPEGFHSGTWDLSFNTASSFLTNTNWQFYGGETTLSYFSQMAGLAVQNFISAAVGIVVVIALIRGIANRRSGEQGLGVFFVDLTRAVLYVLLPIAIVATILLISQGALQTLGGSVHFTSLNGTDSKLAVGPVASQEAIKMLGTNGGGFFNVNSAMPFENPSQLANWIEMFLILCIPASLTYTYGRMVGSRRQGWSIFTAMAILFVVSVVIVYVAESDVTPAQHLAGLHGVGNMEGKEVRFGIANSSLFTAITTVVSCGAVNSAFESLTGIGGLVPMINLSYSESVFGGVGTGLYTMLLYVLLAVFIGGLMVGRTPEYLGKKIEAREIKLVSVAVIFTPLIVLFFTGLALATKYGAPSIYASGPQGFSQTLYAYMSQANNNGSAWAGYTGYLQPVAGNVGAHGVTFADLMGGFSMLLGRYIPIVLVLAVAGTLVRKKVAPAGLGTLRTDTPTFVGMNIFVVVLIGALTFFPALLLGPVVQGLTNQLF is encoded by the coding sequence CTGATGCTCCAGGGATGGATCCAGATCGCCGTCTTCTGCGCGATGATCGTGGCCGCCGTGCCGCTGCTCGGCGGCTACATGGCGAGGGTCTTCACCGGCGAGCGGGTGCTCCTGACGCCGGTGCTGGCGCCGGTCGAGCGCCTGCTGTACCGCATCCTGCGCGTCGATCCCCAGCGCTCCCAGGGCTGGAAGTCCTACGCCGGGACGCTCATCGTCTTCTCCGCGCTGTTCTGGCTGCTGCTGTACCTGATCCTGCGCACCCAGACCATCCACCCGTGGAACCCGGAGGGGTTTCACTCGGGCACCTGGGACCTGTCGTTCAACACCGCCTCGTCGTTTCTGACGAACACGAACTGGCAGTTCTACGGCGGCGAGACCACGCTCTCGTACTTCAGCCAGATGGCCGGGCTGGCCGTCCAGAACTTCATCTCGGCCGCCGTCGGCATCGTCGTGGTCATCGCGCTCATCCGCGGGATCGCCAACAGGCGCAGCGGCGAGCAGGGGCTCGGCGTCTTCTTCGTCGACCTGACGCGCGCCGTCCTCTACGTCCTGCTGCCCATCGCGATCGTCGCGACGATCCTGCTGATCTCCCAGGGCGCGCTGCAGACGCTCGGCGGCTCCGTGCACTTCACCTCGCTCAACGGCACCGACTCCAAGCTCGCGGTCGGCCCGGTCGCCTCCCAGGAGGCGATCAAGATGCTCGGGACGAACGGCGGCGGCTTCTTCAACGTCAACTCGGCGATGCCGTTCGAGAACCCGAGCCAGCTCGCGAACTGGATCGAGATGTTCCTCATCCTCTGCATCCCCGCCTCCCTGACCTACACGTACGGGCGCATGGTGGGCAGCCGCCGGCAGGGCTGGTCGATCTTCACCGCCATGGCGATCCTCTTCGTCGTCTCGGTGGTCATCGTCTACGTCGCCGAGTCCGACGTGACGCCGGCCCAGCACCTCGCCGGCCTGCACGGCGTCGGGAACATGGAGGGCAAGGAGGTCCGCTTCGGGATCGCCAACTCGTCGCTGTTCACGGCCATCACCACCGTCGTCTCCTGCGGTGCGGTCAACTCGGCCTTCGAGTCGCTGACCGGCATCGGCGGCCTCGTGCCGATGATCAACCTGAGCTATTCGGAGTCGGTCTTCGGCGGGGTCGGCACCGGTCTGTACACGATGCTGCTCTACGTCCTGCTCGCCGTATTCATCGGCGGCCTGATGGTCGGGCGCACGCCGGAGTATCTCGGCAAGAAGATCGAGGCGCGGGAGATCAAGCTCGTCAGCGTCGCGGTGATCTTCACGCCGCTGATCGTCCTGTTCTTCACCGGGCTCGCCCTGGCCACGAAGTACGGCGCCCCGTCGATCTACGCCTCGGGACCCCAGGGCTTCAGCCAGACGCTCTACGCGTACATGAGCCAGGCCAACAACAACGGCTCGGCATGGGCCGGCTACACGGGCTACCTCCAGCCGGTCGCGGGCAACGTCGGCGCCCACGGCGTCACGTTCGCCGACCTCATGGGCGGGTTCTCGATGCTCCTCGGCCGCTACATCCCGATCGTTCTCGTGCTCGCCGTCGCCGGGACGCTGGTGCGCAAGAAGGTCGCGCCCGCGGGCCTGGGCACGCTGCGCACGGACACGCCGACGTTCGTCGGGATGAACATCTTCGTCGTCGTCCTGATCGGCGCGCTGACGTTCTTCCCCGCCCTTCTCCTCGGCCCGGTCGTCCAGGGCCTGACCAACCAGTTGTTCTGA
- a CDS encoding potassium-transporting ATPase subunit F, with product MSGADLMGLIVSGLVFVYLLYALLRGERF from the coding sequence ATGAGCGGCGCCGACCTCATGGGCCTGATCGTGTCGGGCCTCGTCTTCGTCTACCTCCTCTACGCGCTCCTGCGCGGCGAGCGGTTCTGA
- a CDS encoding magnesium and cobalt transport protein CorA: MPGDRSSWLPLPRREERATVVQPPEPAPGRSAGAAIVDCALYEDGCRRGGRLSVQQAVQQAVERDHGFVWIGLHDPSSDAVEEIGRRFGLHPLAVEDAVHAHQRPKLERFGDTLLMVLKTARYVDSSELVEIGELAVFVGRRFVVTVRHGEGRPLAGVRRDVEAHPKLLDLGPSAILYAVADRVVDDYEAVIEGVAVDLDELEADVFSGTRSNPAERIYRLKREVIEFRRAVAPLAAPMQRLADGGATLGLDDRVAEYFRDVTDHLLRDIEQIAAFDELLNGALQANLAQLSTRDNQDMRRISAVVAILAVPTMVFGLYGMNFDHMPELHWRFGYPAVILVVLVVCALLYRQFRRAGWL; encoded by the coding sequence GTGCCCGGCGACCGATCGTCCTGGCTTCCGCTTCCGCGCCGCGAGGAGCGCGCGACCGTCGTCCAGCCGCCCGAGCCGGCGCCCGGCCGCTCGGCCGGCGCCGCGATCGTCGACTGCGCGCTCTACGAGGACGGCTGCCGGCGCGGCGGGCGCCTGAGCGTGCAGCAGGCCGTCCAGCAGGCGGTGGAGCGCGATCACGGCTTCGTCTGGATCGGCCTGCACGACCCGAGCTCGGACGCGGTCGAGGAGATCGGGCGTCGCTTCGGGCTGCATCCCCTTGCGGTCGAGGACGCCGTCCACGCGCACCAGCGCCCCAAGCTCGAGCGCTTCGGCGACACGCTGCTGATGGTGCTCAAGACCGCGCGCTACGTCGACAGCTCGGAGCTCGTGGAGATCGGCGAGCTCGCGGTGTTCGTGGGGCGCCGCTTCGTCGTGACCGTGCGCCACGGCGAGGGCAGACCGCTCGCCGGCGTGCGCCGAGACGTCGAAGCGCACCCGAAACTCCTCGACCTCGGTCCGAGCGCCATCCTGTACGCCGTCGCCGACCGCGTCGTCGACGACTACGAGGCGGTCATCGAGGGCGTCGCCGTCGACCTCGACGAGCTCGAGGCCGACGTCTTCTCGGGCACGCGCTCGAACCCGGCGGAGCGCATCTACCGGCTCAAGCGCGAAGTCATCGAGTTCCGCCGCGCCGTCGCGCCGCTGGCGGCGCCGATGCAGCGGCTGGCCGACGGCGGCGCGACGCTCGGGCTCGACGACCGTGTCGCCGAGTACTTCCGCGACGTGACCGACCACCTGCTGCGCGACATCGAGCAGATCGCCGCCTTCGACGAGTTGCTCAACGGCGCCCTGCAGGCGAACCTCGCGCAGCTCAGCACCCGCGACAACCAGGACATGCGTCGCATCTCGGCGGTGGTCGCGATCCTCGCGGTGCCGACCATGGTCTTCGGGCTGTACGGCATGAACTTCGATCACATGCCGGAGCTGCACTGGAGGTTCGGCTATCCGGCCGTGATCCTCGTGGTCCTCGTCGTGTGCGCGCTCCTCTACCGCCAGTTCCGTCGCGCCGGCTGGCTCTGA
- a CDS encoding AzlD domain-containing protein — MTAVWVTIAGLTIGGFLIKASGPLLLGSRTPSERALGVIVLVAPAVLTSLVVYQTFGGHPTGLTIDARVAGLAAAGLAIAARLPIIAIIVIAAVVTALARLAF; from the coding sequence GTGACCGCCGTCTGGGTCACCATCGCCGGGCTGACGATCGGCGGGTTCCTGATCAAGGCGTCCGGCCCGCTGCTGCTCGGCTCCCGCACGCCGTCGGAGCGCGCGCTCGGCGTGATCGTCCTCGTGGCGCCCGCGGTGCTGACCTCGCTCGTCGTCTACCAGACGTTCGGCGGCCACCCGACGGGCCTGACGATCGACGCGCGCGTGGCCGGGCTCGCCGCCGCCGGTCTGGCCATCGCCGCGCGCCTGCCGATCATCGCGATCATCGTCATCGCGGCGGTGGTCACGGCCCTCGCGCGGCTCGCGTTCTGA
- a CDS encoding AzlC family ABC transporter permease has translation MEETPRHTLRDGLRAALPLLVPTLVLGMSFGVLAQPVVGSAAGSIMSAIVFAGGAQFAATSVLEAGGAAGAAIAAGLLMNARFIPMSFALAPWLRGSRARRAVESQAIVDASFVIAGQGGGRFDREILVGATVPQWCCWVGGTVAGVLLGGVIPDPAQLGFDAIFPAFYLALLAEEARDRMAIAVIVLSAAITLALMPVAPAGVPVVAASAAALIGLRR, from the coding sequence ATGGAGGAGACGCCAAGGCACACCCTGCGCGACGGGCTGCGCGCGGCCCTGCCGCTGCTGGTGCCGACGCTCGTGCTCGGCATGTCCTTCGGGGTCCTCGCACAGCCGGTCGTGGGGTCGGCCGCCGGCAGCATCATGTCCGCGATCGTCTTCGCCGGCGGTGCCCAGTTCGCGGCCACGAGCGTCCTGGAGGCCGGCGGGGCGGCCGGGGCCGCGATCGCCGCCGGCCTGCTCATGAACGCGCGCTTCATCCCGATGTCGTTCGCGCTGGCGCCGTGGCTGCGCGGAAGCCGCGCTCGGCGCGCGGTCGAGTCCCAGGCGATCGTCGACGCGTCGTTCGTCATCGCCGGGCAGGGCGGCGGGCGCTTCGACCGCGAGATCCTCGTCGGCGCGACCGTGCCGCAGTGGTGCTGCTGGGTCGGCGGCACGGTCGCCGGGGTGCTGCTCGGCGGGGTGATCCCGGACCCCGCCCAGCTCGGCTTCGACGCGATCTTCCCGGCGTTCTACCTCGCGCTGCTGGCCGAGGAGGCCCGCGACCGGATGGCGATCGCGGTGATCGTGCTGTCGGCGGCGATCACCCTCGCGCTGATGCCGGTCGCGCCCGCGGGCGTGCCGGTCGTCGCGGCCTCGGCGGCCGCACTGATCGGACTGCGCCGGTGA